In the Apteryx mantelli isolate bAptMan1 chromosome 1, bAptMan1.hap1, whole genome shotgun sequence genome, one interval contains:
- the B3GALT5 gene encoding beta-1,3-galactosyltransferase 5, with amino-acid sequence MDFKKFNMFVCLMGLSCASLWFLYVSLTELCIFCEKSQNHIFPLRTFRRSGENFSLLPDTVCHKNPPFLVLLVTSSGSHVDARMAIRQTWGKERIVAGKRIVTYFLLGTTVNHSEQADIVAESQKYKDVIQKNFTDTYYNLTLKTMMGIEWIHKFCYQSGFVMKTDTDVFVNVFYLTELLLRKKRSTRFFTGFLKLHEYPIRKTGSKWYVSNEEYPGGTYPPFCSGTGYVLSTDVASEIYNISESIPFIKLEDVFIGLCLAKLKIQLEELHSEQTFFPERIQFSVSRFKKIVMCHEVKPSEQLSYWNDLVA; translated from the coding sequence ATGGATTTCAAGAAATTCAATATGTTTGTTTGCCTCATGGGGCTCAGCTGTGCCAGCTTATGGTTTTTGTACGTCAGTTTGACTGAGTTGTGTATATTCTGTGAAAAGAGTCAAAATCATATATTCCCCCTACGGACTTTTAGGAGAAGTGGTGAAAACTTCTCGCTGCTCCCAGATACAGTCTGCCATAAGAATCCCCCTTTCCTCGTCCTGCTTGTGACATCCTCGGGCTCCCATGTCGATGCCAGGATGGCCATCCGGCAAACCTGGGGCAAGGAGAGAATAGTCGCCGGCAAACGCATTGTAACGTATTTCCTCCTGGGAACCACTGTGAATCACAGCGAGCAGGCTGATATTGTTGCTGAAAGCCAAAAATACAAAGATGTCATTCAAAAGAATTTTACAGACACGTATTACAATTTGACTTTAAAGACCATGATGGGAATTGAATGGATTCACAAATTTTGTTATCAGTCCGGCTTTGTGATGAAAACTGACACAGATGTGTTTGTCAATGTGTTTTACCTCACTGagcttcttttaagaaaaaagaggagCACTAGGTTCTTCACAGGCTTTTTAAAACTGCATGAGTACCCTATACGGAAAACAGGGAGCAAGTGGTATGTGAGTAATGAAGAATATCCAGGAGGCACCTACCCGCCATTTTGTTCAGGGACAGGCTATGTTTTGTCCACTGACGTTGCTAGTGAGATCTATAACATTTCAGAGAGCATCCCGTTTATTAAACTGGAGGATGTATTCATAGGACTGTGCCTTGCCAAATTAAAAATTCAGCTGGAGGAGCTTCATTCAGAGCAGACGTTTTTTCCAGAACGGATTCAGTTCTCTGTTTCTCGCTTTAAGAAAATCGTGATGTGCCATGAAGTAAAGCCATCTGAGCAGTTGAGCTATTGGAATGACTTAGTGGCATAA